Proteins from a genomic interval of Lolium perenne isolate Kyuss_39 chromosome 1, Kyuss_2.0, whole genome shotgun sequence:
- the LOC127308612 gene encoding cortical cell-delineating protein: MASKVALFIAMSLLSAVAVHGCRPYCQPPVVVPTPPVVVPPPYHGGGGHGHGGGQCPIDALKLRVCANVLGGLVGLKVGVPTYDECCPLLKGLVDLDAAVCLCTAVKANILGIVHLNVRADITLLLNHCGKSCPSDFTCPTH; the protein is encoded by the coding sequence ATGGCATCCAAGGTTGCGctcttcattgccatgagcctcctCTCTGCCGTCGCGGTGCACGGCTGCAGACCATATTGCCAGCCACCGGTCGTGGTGCCGACGCCACCCGTCGTCGTCCCGCCACCGTACCATGGAGGAGGAGGGCATGGCCATGGCGGTGGGCAGTGCCCCATCGACGCCCTCAAGCTGAGGGTGTGCGCCAACGTGCTCGGTGGGCTGGTCGGCCTCAAGGTCGGCGTTCCGACGTACGACGAGTGCTGCCCGCTGCTGAAGGGGCTGGTCGACCTCGACGCCGCCGTCTGCCTCTGCACCGCCGTCAAGGCCAACATCCTCGGCATCGTCCACCTCAACGTGCGTGCGGACATCACCCTCCTCCTGAACCACTGCGGCAAGTCGTGCCCGTCCGATTTCACTTGCCCAACCCATTAG